A genomic stretch from Oncorhynchus tshawytscha isolate Ot180627B linkage group LG07, Otsh_v2.0, whole genome shotgun sequence includes:
- the LOC112236045 gene encoding protein jagunal homolog 1-B: MASRAGPRATGTDGSDFQHRERVASHYQMSVALKSEIRKLNIVHVLIWLLLAAQVTVSQLNLVSHSVVAAPYQWEYPYLLSIIPSLFSFMALPKNNISYLVISMISAGLFCIAPLIYGGMEMFPVAQQLYRHGKAYRFIFGFSAVSVMYLVMVIAVQVHGWQIYYSKKLLDAWFTSTQDKKKK, translated from the exons ATGGCTTCCCGAGCTGGACCTCGAGCTACTGGCACAGATGGAAGTGACTTTCAGCACCGCGAGAGAGTGGCCTCACACTACCAGATGAG TGTCGCCCTCAAGTCCGAGATCCGTAAACTGAACATCGTCCATGTTCTGATCTGGCTCCTCTTAGCTGCCCAGGTGACAGTGAGCCAGCTGAACCTAGTGTCCCACAGTGTGGTGGCTGCTCCCTACCAGTGGGAGTACCCCTACCTGCTGAGTATCATCCCTTCCCTCTTCAGCTTCATGGCCCTGCCCAAAAACAACATCAGCTACCTGGTGATCTCCATGATCAGTGCTGGCCTCTTCTGCATAGCACCGCTCATCTACGGGGGCATGGAGATGTTCCCAGTGGCCCAGCAGCTGTACCGCCACGGCAAGGCCTACCGCTTCATCTTCGGCTTCTCTGCCGTGTCCGTCATGTACCTGGTGATGGTGATCGCGGTGCAGGTGCACGGCTGGCAGATCTACTACAGcaagaagctgctggacgcctggttcacctccacacaagacaagaagAAGAAATGA